The Phaenicophaeus curvirostris isolate KB17595 chromosome 15, BPBGC_Pcur_1.0, whole genome shotgun sequence genome window below encodes:
- the LOC138727270 gene encoding protocadherin beta-15-like: MGTLPHPFCYEINLTTGSSNSEFKFLKPILPSVPPQHCALGGDTDASSSKGRAGGSAAAEQQRKYSPVRRWVGVLAANRRVPVPAPALQAPAERKSRGSRSGRAAAHGVGELGGFQAPQPGIADQIRLGRGWTMLGTTEDGEWLLWRVRASGRRSGERQRRVILLLVCVCVCQSGAEPLRYSLAEEMERESFVGNIAEDLGLSPSQLAARKARVVSEGNERLFHLNRNTGALTAKESLDREEMCPQSDTCTIFFKIFFENPLELIRGEMEVLDVNDNSPAFPEKEVVIEILETTSPGFRFSLESAQDKDVGSNGLQNYSLQSNPHFSLAVGTQKGELAYVELVLDRQLDREEQPQLNLILTASDGGSPPRSGTVQVRIVVLDANDNTPVFSRELYEVQLAENSPPGQLVVRVAAADPDEGSNGKVRYRFTQISERSRQLFQLNPDTGEIRVAGNVDFEQAEQHELAVRATDGGGLSAHCKVRVEVLDVNDNAPEITLTSQSVSVPEDAPPRTVVALLSVRDRDSGDNGRTECSIDGDSPFMLTGGGDEYYELRTTAALDRERTAEYNVTVRAADRGRRRLSSRASLRVQVSDVNDNAPEFTQAVYTASVSENEGPMVRIGSVSATDADAGANGRVRYALVRQEGAEQPAVSVNAESGAVFLLRPLDYEQVRALEVAVRAADGGSPPLSAQAVLRVVVRDENDNAPVVLHPPAESSGAAAGELVPRSAEAGYLVAKVVAVDADAGQNAWLSYELWKATEPGLFRVGPHSGEVRTARAVAERDAPRHRLVVLVRDRGRPPRSATATLGIALVGGFSDAHLRGAEEAPAAEPEGPLTLSLTVCLACVSALFLATAGAAVAAKVRRARRSAAESLPAFPQSAPPSSAGSLPRSSVYDVCFAAGSLDGDLRFLGPLLPCFPAGLPPGPAEQRSSLCSTEAANLGDDGDRAAEVRDLPGPGRGGERGGSSAGGSGCRSRQSSHLRRHGSQTCGSSLHCKQGEGAPWKF, translated from the exons ATGGggaccctgccccatcccttttGCTATGAGATCAACCTCACAACAGGCTCGAGCAACAGTGAGTTCAAGTTCCTGAAGCCCATCCTGCCCAGCGTGCCACCACAGCACTGTGCCCTGGGCGGAGACACTGATG cctccagcagcaaaggccGGGCTGGCGGCTCTGCCGCggctgagcagcagaggaaatattcCCCCGTGCGACGCTGGGTGGGGGTGTTGGCCGCGAACCGGCGGGTTCCTGTGCCCGCCCCGGCTTTGCAGGCACCGGCGGAGAGAAAGAGCCGCGGGAGCCGCTCGGGAAGGGCGGCGGCACACGGAGTCGGGGAGCTCGGGGGCTTTCAGGCCCCTCAGCCCGGGATTGCTGACCAAATCCGCCTCGGACGCGGCTGGACGATGCTGGGAACGACGGAGGACGGGGAATGGCTTCTGTGGCGAGTGCGAGCGAGTGGGAGACGGAGCGGAGAGCGGCAGAGGCGAGTGATCTTGTTGCTTGTGTGCGTTTGCGTGTGTCAGAGCGGGGCCGAACCCCTCCGCTATTCCCTGgcggaggagatggagagggagtcGTTTGTGGGCAATATTGCAGAGGACCTGGGGCTTTCTCCGAGCCAGCTGGCGGCTCGCAAGGCGCGCGTTGTGTCCGAGGGGAACGAGCGGCTTTTCCACCTCAACCGAAACACGGGAGCGCTGACGGCAAAGGAGTCTCTGGACCGAGAAGAGATGTGTCCGCAGAGCGATACCTGCACCATCTTCTTTAAGATATTCTTTGAAAATCCGTTGGAGCTGATCCGAGGGGAGATGGAGGTTCTTGACGTGAACGACAACTCCCCCGCCTTCCCGGAGAAGGAGGTGGTTATAGAGATTCTGGAAACGACATCTCCTGGGTTCCGTTTTTCCCTGGAGAGTGCCCAAGACAAGGACGTAGGCAGCAACGGTTTGCAGAACTACAGCCTCCAGTCTAACCCACATTTCTCCCTCGCTGTTGGAACACAGAAAGGTGAACTAGCTTACGTGGAACTGGTTCTAGACCGGCAGCTGGACCGGGAAGAACAGCCGCAACTGAATTTAATCCTCACCGCTAGCGATGGGGGCTCCCCACCAAGGTCGGGCACAGTCCAAGTGCGGATCGTGGTGCTGGATGCCAATGACAACACCCCGGTCTTCAGTCGGGAGCTCTACGAGGTGCAACTGGCCGAGAACAGCCCCCCGGGGCAGCTGGTGGTCAGAGTCGCGGCCGCGGATCCCGACGAAGGGTCCAACGGGAAAGTGCGATACAGATTCACCCAGATATCGGAGAGGTCCCGgcagctcttccagctgaacCCTGACACCGGGGAGATCCGGGTGGCGGGCAACGTCGACTTCGAGCAAGCGGAGCAGCACGAGTTGGCGGTGAGAGCCACCGACGGCGGGGGTCTGTCTGCGCATTGCAAAGTGCGGGTGGAGGTGCtggacgtgaacgacaacgcCCCGGAGATAACGCTCACCTCCCAGTCGGTCTCCGTTCCCGAGGACGCGCCGCCCCGCACCGTGGTGGCCCTGTTGAGCGTGCGGGACCGCGACTCCGGCGACAACGGCAGGACGGAGTGCTCCATCGACGGGGACTCGCCCTTCATGCTGACGGGCGGCGGGGATGAGTACTACGAGCTGAGGACGACGGCGGCGCTGGACAGGGAGCGGACGGCAGAGTATAACGTGACGGTGAGAGCCGCGGACCGGGGCAGGAGGCGGCTGAGCTCCCGGGCGAGCCTGCGGGTGCAGGTGTcggacgtgaacgacaacgcgcccgaGTTCACGCAGGCGGTTTACACGGCGTCGGTGTCGGAGAACGAGGGCCCCATGGTCCGCATCGGCAGCGTGAGCGCCACGGACGCCGACGCGGGAGCGAACGGGCGCGTGAGATACGCGCTGGTGCGGCAGGAGGGCGCGGAGCAGCCCGCGGTGTCGGTGAACGCCGAGAGCGGCGCCGTTTTCCTGCTGCGGCCGCTGGACTACGAGCAGGTGCGCGCCTTGGAGGTGGCGGTGCGCGCTGCCGACGGCGGCTCGCCGCCGCTGAGCGCCCAGGCGGTGCTGCGCGTGGTGGTGCGCGAcgagaacgacaacgcgcccgtgGTGCTGCACCCGCCCGCCGAGAGcagcggcgcggcggcgggcgaGCTGGTGCCGCGCTCGGCCGAGGCCGGGTACCTGGTGGCCAAGGTGGTGGCGGTGGACGCGGACGCGGGGCAGAACGCGTGGCTGTCGTACGAGCTGTGGAAGGCGACGGAGCCGGGGCTGTTCCGCGTGGGGCCGCACAGCGGCGAGGTGCGCACGGCGCGGGCCGTGGCGGAGCGGGACGCGCCCCGGCACAGGCTCGTCGTGCTGGTGCGAGACCGCGggcggccgccgcgctccgCCACCGCCACCCTCGGCATCGCCCTGGTCGGCGGCTTCTCCGACGCCCATCTGCGGGGCgccgaggaggcgccggccgcCGAGCCCGAGGGGCCGCTCACCCTCTCCCTCACCGTCTGCCTGGCCTGCGTGTCCGCCCTCTTCCTGGCCACGGCGGGGGCCGCCGTGGCGGCCAAGGTGCGGCGGGCCCGGCGCAGCGCGGCCGAGAGCTTGCCCGCCTTCCCGCAGTCCGCCCCGCCGAGCAGCGCGGGCTCCCTGCCCCGCAGCTCCGTCTACGACGTCTGCTTCGCCGCCGGCAGCCTCGACGGCGACTTGCGCTTCCTCgggcccctcctgccctgcttcccCGCCGGGctgccccccggcccggccGAGCAGCGGAGCTCGCTCTGCTCCACGGAGGCGGCCAACCTCGGCGACGACGGCGACCGGGCTGCAGAGGTGAGGGACCTGCCCGGGCCGGGGcgaggcggggagcggggagggagcaGCGCGGGGGGCTCGGGGTGTCGCTCAC GACAGAGCTCCCATCTCCGCAGACACGGCTCGCAGACGTGCGGAAGCAGCTTGCACTGCAAACAGGGGGAAGGAGCTCCGTGGAAATTCTGA
- the LOC138727271 gene encoding protocadherin beta-15-like, with the protein MAIARQVLCLSALLSLPHARSQPLRYSVAEEAPSGSLVADVAEDAGLAPAQLSARRARLASEDGRQRLRLDRATGRLVVAERLDREELCAQAPACTLPLELLLADPLQFFRIEVAVRDVNDHSPRFPDEQITLRIPETSNPGSRFPLVGARDLDIGSNSVQSYSISPENEYFSVSFGSRIKDKKYVELILEKPLDREEQAEMSFSLIAVDGGSPPRSGSTQIDIVVLDANDNAPNFTQELYVGQVLENTPVGSVVLSVVATDLDAGSNGEISYQFRQDVDQSELAFEIDAKSGEIKLTKPLDFEAAESYELSVQATDGGGLSAVSKVLVEVLDVNDNAPELVVSSFSSPLPENTLPGTVVAFFTVRDRDAGANRKVICALDDQLTFSLRPAYKNYYELVTVTTLDREEMARYIVTVTAADAGSPPLTTTQTFTVDVSDVNDNEPVFNQSSYTMYVHENNIPTMLVGTVYASDADIGPNAKVTYSLAPAHLTEQPPCSCISVNSENGHVFVMRPLDYEQLKQIDVLVIACDAGSPPLSANVTVRLVVVDENDNAPVVLHPAQDSSPASSELVPMSAEAGYLVTKVVAVDADSGQNSWLSYHLLKASDPGLFVVGAQSGEVHLRRPVTERDTVKQKLIILVRDNGRPPLSATAALNALLLNDFSDVCLPHGSPDIVDDSDSLTTYLIISLVFVSLLFLASMAAFITCQVCKRKELKDGHVLYAASNFPSSLADAASAGTLPHPYCYEISLTTGSGNSEFKFLKPILPSLPPQHCALGGDTDDEQSEERLSSPPKTKRNELKAPSDRLQRFSSVTAIPNHITPLRRDGRCEVCRSSRSRNGSSGPEMSAWAWDFSPVSARVLARSAQSR; encoded by the exons atgGCGATCGCAAGGCAagtgctttgtctctctgctctcctctcgctGCCGCACGctcgctcccagcccctgcgctACTCCGTAGCCGAGGAGGCGCCGAGCGGCTCGCTCGTAGCCGACGTGGCCGAGGACGCGGGGCTGGCCCCGGCGCAGCTCTCGGCTCGCCGCGCCCGCCTGGCCTCGGAGGACGGCCGGCAGCGCTTGCGCTTGGACCGCGCCACCGGCCGCCTCGTCGTGGCCGAGAGGCTCGACCGGGAGGAGCTGTGCGCCCAGGCGCCCGCCTGCACGCtgcccttggagctgctgctggccgaCCCGCTGCAGTTCTTCCGCATCGAGGTGGCCGTGCGGGACGTCAACGACCACTCGCCCCGCTTCCCGGACGAGCAGATCACGCTTAGGATCCCTGAGACCAGCAACCCCGGCTCGCGTTTTCCTCTGGTGGGGGCTCGGGACCTGGATATTGGTAGCAACAGTGTCCAGAGTTACAGCATCTCTCCCGAGAACGAGTACTTTAGTGTCTCCTTTGGGAGTCGGATTAAGGACAAGAAGTATGTGGAACTCATTTTGGAAAAGCCTCTAGacagggaggagcaggcagagatgaGTTTCAGTCTCATTGCTGTGGACGGGGGCTCTCCACCGAGGAGTGGGTCTACTCAAATCGACATTGTTGTTTTAGATGCAAATGACAATGCTCCCAACTTCACACAGGAGCTGTATGTGGGACAGGTTTTGGAAAATACTCCAGTTGGCTCTGTAGTTCTGAGTGTAGTGGCAACTGATCTGGATGCAGGTTCTAATGGGGAGATCTCCTACCAGTTCAGGCAAGATGTGGACCAGAGTGAATTAGCATTTGAGATTGATGCCAAGAGCGGTGAAATTAAACTCACCAAGCCACTTGATTTTGAGGCAGCAGAGTCATACGAGCTCAGTGTGCAAGCCACGGATGGTGGGGGCCTTTCAGCAGTCTCCAAGGTATTGGTAGAAGTGCTCGATGTGAATGACAATGCACCAGAGCTGGTGGTGagttccttcagcagccccctccccgaGAACACATTACCTGGGACAGTGGTTGCCTTCTTCACTGTCAGGGACCGTGATGCTGGAGCCAACAGGAAGGTCATCTGTGCCCTCGATGACCAGCTGACATTCTCCCTGCGGCCAGCGTATAAGAATTACTATGAGCTGGTGACTGTGACCACACTGGACCGGGAAGAAATGGCACGGTACATTGTAACTGTCACAGCAGCAGATGCAGGGTCACCTCCTCTCACTACCACCCAGACCTTCACGGTAGACGTCTCTGATGTGAATGACAATGAACCTGTTTTTAACCAGTCATCATACACTATGTATGTCCATGAGAACAATATTCCGACGATGCTGGTTGGAACCGTGTATGCCTCAGATGCTGACATAGGGCCCAATGCCAAGGTGACCTATTCCCTGGCACCTGCTCACCTCACAGAGCAGCCTCCCTgttcctgcatttctgtgaacTCTGAGAACGGGCACGTGTTTGTGATGCGACCTCTGGACTATGAGCAGCTGAAGCAGATTGACGTCTTGGTGATTGCCTGTGATGCAGGATCTCCTCCCCTCAGTGCCAACGTCACTGTCCGCCTTGTTGTGGTGGATGAGAATGACAATGCACCAGTGGTGCTGCATCCAGCCCAGGACAGTAGCCCAGCATCCAGCGAGCTGGTGCCCATGTCAGCTGAGGCGGGGTACCTGGTCACCAAAGTGGTGGCTGTTGATGCTGACTCTGGGCAGAACTCATGGCTCTCGTACCACCTGCTGAAGGCCAGTGACCCCGGTCTGTTTGTGGTGGGTGCCCAAAGTGGGGAGGTACATCTGAGGAGGCCAGTGACGGAGAGAGACACTGTGAAGCAGAAGCTCATCATCTTGGTGCGGGACAATGGGCGACCACCACTGTCGGCCACAGCAGCATTGAATGCACTTCTGCTCAATGACTTCTCAGATGTGTGTCTACCACACGGCAGCCCAGACATAGTGGATGACAGTGACTCCTTGACAACATATTTAATCATTTCCCTGGTCTTTGTCTCACTGCTCTTCCTCGCATCCATGGCAGCCTTCATCACTTGCCAAGTGtgcaagagaaaggagctgaaggaTGGACATGTGCTTTATGCTGCCAGCAACTTTCCGAGCAGCCTGGCTGATGCAGCCTCTGCAGggaccctgccccatccctattGCTATGAGATCAGCCTCACAACAGGTTCAGGCAACAGCGAGTTCAAGTTCCTGAAGCCCATCCTGCCCAGCCTGCCACCACAGCACTGTGCCCTGGGCGGGGACACTGATGATGAACAG TCCGAAGAAAGGTTGTCTTCCCCTCCAAAAACCAAGCGAAATGAACTAAAGGCTCCCTCAGACAGGTTACAACGATTCAGCTCTGTTACAGCTATTCCTAACCACATTACCCCTTTGAGAAGAGATG GTCGCTGCGAGGTCTGCAGGAGCAGCCGCAGTAGAAATGGATCGTCAGGGCCAGAGATGAGTGCCTGGGCCTGGGACTTTTCTCCAGTCTCGGCACGGGTCCTGGCTCGCAGTGCACAGTCGCGCTAG
- the LOC138727272 gene encoding protocadherin beta-15-like — translation MPQVLYLPSVGTGLAVSGMDLASPSWEPGSLVAKVVRVDAASSSKGRAGGSAAAEQQRKYSPVRRWVGVLAANRRVPVPAPALQAPAERKSRGSRSGRAAAHGVGELGGFQAPQPGIADQIRLGRGWTMLGTTEDGEWLLWRVRASGRRSGERQRRVILLLVCVCVCQSGAEPLRYSLAEEMERESFVGNIAEDLGLSPSQLAARKARVVSEGNERLFHLNRNTGALTAKESLDREEMCPRRDTCTVFFKIVFENPLELIRGELEVLDVNDNSPVFPDKEVVLEIPETTSPGLRFSLESAQDKDVGSNGLQNYSLGTNSHFSLDFGTGKDDVKYLELVLERQLDREEQPQINLLLTATDGGSPPRSGTAQVRILVLDANDNTPVFGREVYEVQLAENSPPGYLVVRVAAADPDEGSNGKVRYSFTQTSERSQDLFQLNPDTGEIRVAGNVDFEEAERHDLVVRATDGGGLSAHCKVQVEVLDVNDNAPEITLTSQSVSVPEDAPPRTVVALLSVRDRDSGDNGRTECSIDGDSPFMLTGGGDEYYELRTTAALDRERAAEYNVTVRAADRGRRRLSSRASLRVQVSDVNDNAPEFTQAVYTASVSENEGPMVRIGSVSATDADAGANGRVRYALVRQEGAEQPAVSVNAESGAVFLLRPLDYEQVRALEVAVRAADGGSPPLSAQAVLRVVVRDENDNAPVVLHPPAESSGAAAGELVPRSAEAGCLVAKVVAVDADAGQNAWLSYELWKATEPGLFRVGPHSGEVRTARAVAERDAPRHRLVVLVRDRGRPPRSATATLGIALVGGFSDAHLRGAEEAPAAEPEGPLTLSLTVCLACVSALFLATAGAAVAAKVRRARRSAAESLPAFPQSAPPSSAGSLPRSSVYDVCFAAGSLDGDLRFLGPLLPCFPAGLPPGPAEQRSSLCSTEAANLGDDGDRAAEVRDLPGPGRDQVYQRKGGGQLHLDQVLKAIEVKEERGLTSPPPGSTSCLLIEERQSSHLRRHGS, via the exons ATGCCACAGGTGCTGTACCTGCCATCGGTGGGCACAGGCTTGGCGGTGTCAGGCATGGATCTAGCATCACCATCGTGGGAGCCCGGCTCGCTGGTGGCCAAGGTGGTGAGGGTGGATGCAG cctccagcagcaaaggccGGGCTGGCGGCTCTGCCGCggctgagcagcagaggaaatattcCCCCGTGCGACGCTGGGTGGGGGTGTTGGCCGCGAACCGGCGGGTTCCTGTGCCCGCCCCGGCTTTGCAGGCACCGGCGGAGAGAAAGAGCCGCGGGAGCCGCTCGGGAAGGGCGGCGGCACACGGAGTCGGGGAGCTCGGGGGCTTTCAGGCCCCTCAGCCCGGGATTGCTGACCAAATCCGCCTCGGACGCGGCTGGACGATGCTGGGAACGACGGAGGACGGGGAATGGCTTTTGTGGCGAGTGCGAGCGAGTGGGAGACGGAGCGGAGAGCGGCAGAGGCGAGTGATCTTGTTGCTTGTGTGCGTTTGCGTGTGTCAGAGCGGGGCCGAACCCCTCCGCTATTCCCTGgcggaggagatggagagggagtcGTTTGTGGGCAATATTGCAGAGGACCTGGGGCTTTCTCCGAGCCAGCTGGCGGCTCGCAAGGCGCGCGTTGTGTCCGAGGGGAACGAGCGGCTTTTCCACCTCAATCGAAACACGGGAGCGCTGACGGCAAAGGAGTCTCTGGACCGAGAGGAGATGTGTCCGAGGAGAGACACCTGCACCGTCTTCTTTAAGATAGTCTTTGAAAATCCCTTGGAGCTGATCCGAGGGGAGTTGGAGGTTCTTGACGTGAACGACAACTCCCCCGTCTTCCCGGATAAGGAGGTGGTTTTAGAGATTCCCGAAACGACATCACCTGGGTTGCGTTTTTCCCTGGAGAGTGCCCAAGACAAGGACGTGGGCAGCAACGGATTGCAAAACTACAGTCTCGGGACAAATTCGCATTTCTCCCTCGATTTCGGAACAGGAAAAGATGATGTTAAATACTTGGAACTGGTCTTAGAACGGCAGCTGGATCGGGAAGAGCAGCCGCAAATTAATTTACTCCTGACGGCCACAGACGGCGGCTCTCCACCCAGGTCGGGAACTGCTCAGGTGCGGATCTTGGTGCTCGATGCCAATGACAACACCCCTGTGTTCGGCCGGGAAGTCTACGAGGTGCAATTGGCCGAGAACAGCCCCCCGGGGTACCTGGTGGTCAGAGTCGCGGCCGCGGATCCCGACGAAGGGTCCAACGGGAAAGTGCGATACAGCTTCACCCAAACGTCAGAGAGGTCCCAGGATCTCTTCCAGCTGAACCCTGACACCGGGGAGATCCGGGTGGCGGGCAACGTCGACTTCGAGGAAGCGGAACGCCACGACTTGGTGGTGAGAGCCACCGACGGCGGGGGTCTGTCTGCGCACTGCAAAGTGCAGGTGGAGGTGCtggacgtgaacgacaacgcCCCGGAGATAACGCTCACCTCCCAGTCGGTCTCCGTTCCCGAGGACGCGCCGCCCCGCACCGTGGTGGCCCTGTTGAGCGTGCGGGACCGCGACTCCGGCGACAACGGCAGGACGGAGTGCTCCATCGACGGGGACTCGCCCTTCATGCTGACGGGCGGCGGGGATGAGTACTACGAGCTGAGGACGACGGCGGCGCTGGACAGGGAGCGGGCGGCAGAGTATAACGTGACGGTGAGAGCCGCGGACCGGGGCAGGAGGCGGCTGAGCTCCCGGGCGAGCCTGCGGGTGCAGGTGTcggacgtgaacgacaacgcgcccgaGTTCACGCAGGCGGTTTACACGGCGTCGGTGTCGGAGAACGAGGGCCCCATGGTCCGCATCGGCAGCGTGAGCGCCACGGACGCCGACGCGGGAGCGAACGGGCGCGTGAGATACGCGCTGGTGCGGCAGGAGGGCGCGGAGCAGCCCGCGGTGTCTGTGAACGCCGAGAGCGGCGCCGTTTTCCTGCTGCGGCCGCTGGACTACGAGCAGGTGCGCGCCTTGGAGGTGGCGGTGCGCGCTGCCGACGGCGGCTCGCCGCCGCTGAGCGCCCAGGCGGTGCTGCGCGTGGTGGTGCGCGAcgagaacgacaacgcgcccgtgGTGCTGCACCCGCCCGCCGAGAGcagcggcgcggcggcgggcgaGCTGGTGCCGCGCTCGGCCGAGGCCGGGTGCCTGGTGGCCAAGGTGGTGGCGGTGGACGCGGACGCGGGGCAGAACGCGTGGCTGTCGTACGAGCTGTGGAAGGCGACGGAGCCGGGGCTGTTCCGCGTGGGGCCGCACAGCGGCGAGGTGCGCACGGCGCGGGCCGTGGCGGAGCGGGACGCGCCCCGGCACAGGCTCGTCGTGCTGGTGCGAGACCGCGggcggccgccgcgctccgCCACCGCCACCCTCGGCATCGCCCTGGTCGGCGGCTTCTCCGACGCCCATCTGCGGGGCgccgaggaggcgccggccgcCGAGCCCGAGGGGCCGCTCACCCTCTCCCTCACCGTCTGCCTGGCCTGCGTGTCCGCCCTCTTCCTGGCCACGGCGGGGGCCGCCGTGGCGGCCAAGGTGCGGCGGGCCCGGCGCAGCGCGGCCGAGAGCTTGCCCGCCTTCCCGCAGTCCGCCCCGCCGAGCAGCGCGGGCTCCCTGCCCCGCAGCTCTGTCTACGACGTCTGCTTCGCCGCCGGCAGCCTCGACGGCGACTTGCGCTTCCTCgggcccctcctgccctgcttcccCGCCGGGctgccccccggcccggccGAGCAGCGGAGCTCGCTCTGCTCCACGGAGGCGGCCAACCTCGGCGACGACGGCGACCGGGCTGCAGAGGTGAGGGACCTGCCCGGGCCGGGGCGAG ATCAAGTGTATCAGCGCAAAGGAGGAGGGCAGCTGCACCTCGACCAGGTTCTCAAAGCCATCGAGGTTAAGGAAGAGAGGGGACTAACGTCCCCACCTCCTGGTTCCACCTCCTGTCTCTTGATAGAGGAGA GACAGAGCTCCCACCTCCGCAGACACGGCTCGTAG